A DNA window from Kitasatospora atroaurantiaca contains the following coding sequences:
- a CDS encoding type II toxin-antitoxin system VapB family antitoxin, which produces MIFKRIGNGRPYPDHGRTSTRQWADVAPRPVRLDQLVTTKGQLDLETLLAEDSTFYGDLFAHVVKWHGDLYLEDGLHRAVRAALQQRQVLHARVLEME; this is translated from the coding sequence GTGATCTTCAAGCGCATCGGCAACGGACGGCCGTACCCGGATCACGGCCGGACCAGCACCCGCCAGTGGGCGGACGTCGCGCCGCGTCCGGTGCGGCTGGACCAGCTGGTGACCACCAAGGGGCAACTGGACCTCGAAACCCTCCTGGCCGAGGACTCCACCTTCTACGGGGACCTCTTCGCCCACGTGGTGAAGTGGCACGGCGACCTCTATCTGGAGGACGGTCTGCACCGCGCGGTGCGGGCTGCCCTGCAGCAGCGCCAGGTGCTGCACGCACGCGTCCTAGAGATGGA
- a CDS encoding helicase HerA-like domain-containing protein, with protein MTAETPSVPDTPPTGGPPAGPPAGPPAGPPAGTLPAATPPAVQEIAAGYAFTGPALDLGAVLHGSTAYPEAQVRIPLGVLNRHGLVAGATGTGKTKTLQLIAEQLSAQGVPVFLADIKGDVSGISLPGTAGDRVTTRAAEVGQRWVPQGCPAEFYALGGMGVGIPVRATVTSFGPLLLSKVLDLNETQEASLGLVFHYADRNGLELYDLKDLTSVIGFLTSPEGKEQLKTVGGLSAATAGVILRSLTVLDNEGAGAFFGEPEFDTAELLRTGAEGRGVVSVLELPAVQDRPRLFSTFLMWLLADLYQELPEVGDLDRPKLVFFFDEAHLLFKGASKAFLEAITQTVRLIRSKGIGIFFVTQTPRDVPAEVLAQLGNRVQHALRAFTPDDAKALKATVSTFPRSSYDLAEVLTQLGTGEAVVTVLSERGAPTPVAATRLRAPQSLMGPVEETALRAAVDASPLTARYRDAVDRESAYEKLAARTAPPEKAAASERPAAPAPEKESEKEEGGLLGSLLSNPALKSFARSAGTQLGREISRSIFGTSRRRRR; from the coding sequence ATGACCGCTGAGACTCCGTCCGTTCCGGACACCCCGCCCACCGGCGGACCGCCGGCCGGACCGCCGGCCGGACCGCCGGCCGGACCACCCGCGGGCACCCTGCCCGCCGCCACGCCGCCGGCCGTTCAGGAGATCGCCGCAGGCTACGCCTTCACCGGCCCGGCCCTCGATCTCGGCGCGGTCCTGCACGGCAGCACCGCCTACCCCGAGGCGCAGGTCCGGATCCCGCTCGGTGTGCTCAACCGGCACGGCCTGGTCGCCGGGGCGACCGGCACCGGCAAGACCAAGACCCTGCAGCTGATCGCGGAACAGCTCTCGGCCCAGGGCGTCCCGGTCTTCCTCGCCGACATCAAGGGCGACGTCTCCGGGATCTCCCTCCCCGGCACCGCGGGCGACCGCGTCACCACCCGGGCCGCCGAGGTCGGGCAGCGGTGGGTGCCGCAGGGGTGCCCCGCCGAGTTCTACGCGCTCGGCGGCATGGGGGTCGGCATCCCCGTCCGGGCCACCGTCACCAGCTTCGGCCCGCTGCTGCTCTCCAAGGTGCTCGACCTGAACGAGACCCAGGAGGCCTCGCTCGGCCTGGTCTTCCACTACGCCGACCGGAACGGCCTCGAGCTGTACGACCTCAAGGACCTCACCTCGGTCATCGGCTTCCTCACCTCACCCGAGGGCAAGGAGCAGCTCAAGACCGTCGGCGGACTCTCCGCCGCCACGGCGGGGGTGATCCTGCGTTCGCTGACGGTGCTGGACAACGAGGGCGCGGGGGCGTTCTTCGGCGAGCCCGAGTTCGACACCGCCGAGCTGCTGCGCACGGGGGCGGAGGGGCGCGGGGTGGTCTCGGTCCTGGAGCTGCCGGCCGTGCAGGACCGGCCGAGGCTCTTCTCCACCTTCCTGATGTGGCTGCTGGCCGACCTCTACCAGGAGCTGCCGGAGGTCGGCGACCTCGACAGGCCGAAGCTGGTCTTCTTCTTCGACGAGGCCCACCTGCTCTTCAAGGGTGCCTCGAAGGCCTTCCTGGAGGCGATCACCCAGACCGTGCGGCTGATCCGCTCGAAGGGCATCGGGATCTTCTTCGTCACCCAGACGCCGCGGGACGTCCCGGCCGAGGTGCTCGCCCAGCTGGGCAACCGGGTCCAGCACGCGCTGCGCGCCTTCACCCCGGACGACGCCAAGGCGCTCAAGGCGACGGTCTCCACCTTCCCCAGGTCCTCGTACGACCTCGCCGAGGTGCTCACCCAGCTCGGGACGGGCGAGGCCGTGGTCACCGTGCTCTCCGAGAGGGGGGCGCCGACGCCGGTGGCCGCCACCCGGCTGCGGGCGCCGCAGTCGCTGATGGGGCCGGTCGAGGAGACGGCGCTCCGGGCGGCGGTGGACGCCTCGCCGCTGACGGCGCGTTACCGGGACGCGGTCGACCGCGAGTCGGCGTACGAGAAGCTGGCGGCGCGTACGGCGCCACCCGAGAAGGCTGCGGCATCCGAGAGACCTGCGGCTCCCGCGCCGGAGAAGGAGAGCGAGAAGGAGGAGGGCGGGCTGCTCGGGTCGCTGCTGAGCAACCCGGCGCTGAAGTCCTTCGCCCGCTCGGCCGGCACCCAGCTCGGCCGGGAGATCTCCCGCAGCATCTTCGGCACCTCGCGCCGTCGACGCCGGTAG